A region from the Lemur catta isolate mLemCat1 chromosome 7, mLemCat1.pri, whole genome shotgun sequence genome encodes:
- the TMEM80 gene encoding transmembrane protein 80 isoform X1 → MAAARGGRGSAMVLSSVPLQMLFYLSGMYYALYFLATLLMIIYKSQVFSYPPAYLAVDLTLLFVMGILEGIRLHLGSRGNLTEAEGPLAASLALTVGTALLSAHFLLWQTLVLWADSALSAALLALHSLEAVLQVVAIAAFLR, encoded by the exons ATGGCGGCCGCGAGGGGAG GGAGAGGCTCTGCCATGGTG CTCTCTTCGGTTCCTCTTCAAATGCTGTTTTATCTCAGTGGAATGTACTACGCCCTTTATTTCCTGGCCACGCTCCTGATGATTATATATAAAA GTCAGGTGTTCAGCTACCCTCCCGCCTACCTGGCTGTCGACCTGACCCTGCTGTTTGTGATGGGGATTCTGGAAGGAATTCGGTTACACTTGG GCAGCAGGGGCAACCTGACGGAGGCCGAGGGGCCGCTGGCCGCCAGCCTGGCTCTCACCGTGGGCACcgccctcctctctgcccacttCCTGCTCTGGCAGACCCTGGTGCTCTGGGCGGACTCGGCCCTCAGCGCGGCGCTGCTGGCGCTCCACAGCCTGGAGGCCGTCCTGCAGGTGGTCGCCATCGCTGCCTTCCTCAGGTAG
- the TMEM80 gene encoding transmembrane protein 80 isoform X2 codes for MVLSSVPLQMLFYLSGMYYALYFLATLLMIIYKSQVFSYPPAYLAVDLTLLFVMGILEGIRLHLGSRGNLTEAEGPLAASLALTVGTALLSAHFLLWQTLVLWADSALSAALLALHSLEAVLQVVAIAAFLR; via the exons ATGGTG CTCTCTTCGGTTCCTCTTCAAATGCTGTTTTATCTCAGTGGAATGTACTACGCCCTTTATTTCCTGGCCACGCTCCTGATGATTATATATAAAA GTCAGGTGTTCAGCTACCCTCCCGCCTACCTGGCTGTCGACCTGACCCTGCTGTTTGTGATGGGGATTCTGGAAGGAATTCGGTTACACTTGG GCAGCAGGGGCAACCTGACGGAGGCCGAGGGGCCGCTGGCCGCCAGCCTGGCTCTCACCGTGGGCACcgccctcctctctgcccacttCCTGCTCTGGCAGACCCTGGTGCTCTGGGCGGACTCGGCCCTCAGCGCGGCGCTGCTGGCGCTCCACAGCCTGGAGGCCGTCCTGCAGGTGGTCGCCATCGCTGCCTTCCTCAGGTAG